One Aegilops tauschii subsp. strangulata cultivar AL8/78 chromosome 7, Aet v6.0, whole genome shotgun sequence genomic window carries:
- the LOC141026648 gene encoding uncharacterized protein — MNKSWNVLSWNIRGINSDAKTLALRNAIDTSGCSVICIQETKRDSFDLAFIKTFCPKRFDKFVFAPSVGASGGLIIIWNSSVFVGTPWYVDSFVVGVYFVATQSSDSWKLINVYGPCSGQRRVDFTNWLFDLHIPDDENWLILGDFNFIRSTNNRNKPGGDAADMLLFNEIIRAQSLMELPVKGRTYTWSNMEDDPLLGQLDCFFSSSCWTTSFPNTMVLPLGKPVSDHIPCVVTIESTIPKSKLFRFENFWINHSGFMDVVAASWSKACHAPNAAARICKKLKTLRIIRRIEGLEHLSAPFSNEEIDTKVILKILHRNQYGFLKGRTIQDCLAWSFEYFHQCHTSERENILLKLDFAKAFDTIEHAPMMAIMKHMGFDDKWLGWMKTIFGSGVSSVLLNGVPGRKFNCKCGVRQGDPLSPLIFVLAADLLQAAVNDAFTRGLIDLPLPSDRAGDFPVVQYADDTILVMQACPVQAARMKAILEDYATSIGLKINFQKSTLIPINIDHRRACELAGVFGCSVGSMPFTYLGLPMGTTRPSVLDLMPLVHAVERKTSTALSLMSSGAKLTLVNSVVTSMLIYAMCTIKMHPKVIEHLDKLRRYCLWAKNSDDGVKNNSLAAWELVCRPKRCGGLGVIDIKTQNAALLLKHLFKFYNHEDVPWVELVWDAYYRNRIPHASEAVGSFWWKDVMQLSGIFRGITKVTPGDGSSALFWKDVWFDNTQDSPIMEIYPRAFSFYLNEDDSIAKVLTATDPATIFSLPLSIQAREEIKEIREGLPQNRMAVDRCDVWECTLGRFSSKKFYNHCYKQPRPPEHHDCVCDHHHHSNGRGHHHHHGNGRGKGKATTCWTRKSP; from the exons GGGGCATCAACTCCGATGCTAAAACTTTGGCTCTCAGGAATGCTATCGATACTAGTGGTTGCTCTGTGATATGTATCCAGGAAACAAAGCGTGACTCTTTTGATCTGGCGTTTATTAAAACTTTCTGCCCTAAGCGTTTTGATAAATTTGTGTTTGCCCCATCTGTGGGTGCCTCTGGTGGTCTTATTATTATCTGGAATAGCTCCGTGTTTGTGGGCACACCTTGGTATGTTGACTCGTTTGTTGTGGGTGTCTATTTTGTTGCTACACAGTCCAGTGATTCGTGGAAATTGATCAACGTATATGGTCCATGTTCTGGTCAGCGTCGGGTGGATTTTACTAATTGGTTATTTGACCTACATATACCTGATGATGAGAACTGGTTGATCCTTGGAGATTTCAACTTTATTCGTTCCACGAATAACAGAAACAAACCTGGGGGTGACGCTGCGGACATGCTGCTTTTTAATGAAATCATTCGAGCGCAGTCTCTGATGGAGTTACCTGTGAAGGGCCGAACATATACATGGAGTAATATGGAAGACGACCCCTTACTTGGACAGCTTGATTGCTTCTTTTCGTCCTCTTGCTGGACTACCTCGTTCCCAAACACAATGGTCTTGCCATTGGGAAAACCGGTGTCTGATCATATTCCATGTGTGGTTACAATTGAGTCCACCATCCCCAAGTCCAAACTCTTCCGTTTTGAGAATTTTTGGATTAACCATTCTGGGTTTATGGACGTGGTTGCCGCCTCCTGGTCCAAGGCATGCCATGCCCCGAACGCTGCCGCCCGCATTTGTAAAAAACTAAAAACTCTGAG AATCATCCGTCGGATTGAGGGACTGGAGCACTTGtcggcacctttttccaatgaagAGATTGACACT AAAGTCATCCTCAAGATCTTACACAGAAATCAGTACGGTTTCCTCAAAGGGAGGACAATCCAAGATTGCCTGGCGTGGTCGTTTGAATACTTCCATCAATGCCATACTTCAGAGAGGGAAAACATCCTCCTCAAATTAGACTTTGCCAAGGCGTTTGACACTATTGAGCACGCCCCCATGATGGCAATTATGAAGCACATGGGTTTTGATGACAAATGGCTTGGATGGATGAAAACGATCTTTGGCTCGGGGGTTTCTTCTGTACTCCTTAATGGAGTCCCTGGTCGAAAATTCAACTGTAAGTGTGGAGTGCGCCAGGGGGACCCTCTCTCGCCATTGATCTTTGTCCTTGCGGCTGATCTCCTCCAAGCAGCAGTTAACGATGCTTTTACTCGAGGACTGATTGATCTTCCTCTCCCTAGTGATAGGGCGGGTGACTTCCCTGTTGTCCAATACGCTGACGACACGATTCTAGTTATGCAGGCATGTCCTGTGCAGGCTGCCCGTATGAAAGCTATCCTAGAAGATTATGCTACTTCTATTGGGCTGAAGATCAATTTTCAGAAATCAACTCTTATACCCATTAACATTGATCACCGACGGGCTTGTGAACTGGCTGGGGTTTTTGGTTGCTCTGTTGGTTCCATGCCTTTCACATACCTCGGCCTGCCAATGGGCACGACGAGGCCTAGTGTCCTTGATCTTATGCCGCTGGTTCATGCAGTTGAGCGGAAGACATCCACTGCGCTATCATTGATGTCATCCGGGGCTAAACTGACCTTGGTCAATTCAGTTGTGACTTCGATGCTGATATATGCAATGTGCACAATCAAAATGCACCCAAAGGTGATTGAACATCTGGACAAGCTGCGTAGATATTGCCTCTGGGCTAAAAACTCTGACGATGGGGTCAAGAATAACTCTCTCGCGGCCTGGGAACTTGTCTGCCGCCCAAAACGCTGCGGAGGCCTTGGTGTTATTGATATTAAAACACAGAATGCAGCCCTTCTCCTAAAACATCTATTCAAATTCTATAATCATGAAGATGTTCCCTGGGTGGAGCTTGTTTGGGATGCCTACTACAGAAATAGGATACCGCATGCATCTGAGGCTGTGggctctttctggtggaaggACGTAATGCAACTCAGTGGGATCTTCCGAGGGATCACTAAAGTCACCCCCGGGGATGGCTCCAGTGCTCTGTTCTGGAAAGATGTTTGGTTTGACAATACTCAGGATTCCCCAATAATGGAAATATACCCACGAGCCTTTTCATTTTACTTGAATGAGGACGACTCCATTGCTAAGGTTCTTACTGCAACTGACCCAGCCACGATTTTTAGTCTACCTCTCTCGATCCAGGCGAGGGAGGAAATCAAAGAGATCCGGGAGGGGTTGCCACAAAATCGGATGGCCGTCGATCGCTGTGACGTCTGGGAATGCACGCTCGGGCGTTTCTCGTCCAAGAAGTTCTATAACCACTGCTACAAACAG